The genomic interval TCGATCCGTCAGAACGGCAGTTGATTTCCGCCCGAACCGCGCGCCCAGCGGCATTGTCGCTTACTGGCGGATAGTCCACCAGCAACCAGGTATCGACGTTGTCGACGTCCATGCTCCTCGGGTGTCACGCAACGGCTACGCAGAGCTCGAGGGATCCGCCGCGTTGGAAGCCGCGAAGTCGCCAGCTCAGCTGCCCTGGGATCGCTGACGTTTACTGAGAACGGCGTGCCGAAGGCGCCGTGCAGCGAGGAGATTCGGGCGCGCGCAGGAGGTCGACGATCTGGGCGTGCTGGCGCTCTTCGGCGCTCGTTGCGGACTGCCACCGCACGGCCCGGCACAGGTGCCGAGCGCAGAACCAGCGGGCGCACACCAGCGGTACTCATCAGCGCCTCCCGCGACGATGCTGAGAACTTGCTGGTAGGGTGCTGCGGCCGGAGATCGGTGCGAGCGGACCGGCTGGCAAACCGACTAGTAAGTACGCCGAAGTTGTTGGGGTGCAGCAGATGTGGGCACGCCAAGTCGGTGTGAAGACAGTTGTCGCAGCACTGAGTACGCACTCTTGCGTTCTTGCATCTGTAAGAGCATGATCCAGCTAGCGTAGTAGTGAACTACCAATCAGCGACACGGGATAACCGAATCGAGAGCCAATCATGTTGGTACACAGAGCGTTGGTGTCGGGTCATTTTCGGGTGTGGTCTTCAGGCGAGTGCGGCGAGGGGGCGACAAGCGCTGCCGTCAATTGGACGGTCATGCCGGAATCGAGCGCCGGCGAGGTGGCGGCATGAGCGCGCCCACGGTGGGGGCATTGCCGACGGCGCCACAATTGTTGTGCGCATTCCAGGGGCGACGCTTCCTGGATCGAGAGCTGCTGCGGTCGGCGCATGCGCTCGCGGAACTGCACGCACGCCGCAGCCAAGTGCGGGATGCGTTTCTTATCGCTGAAATCGACTGTCGCCGAGGCGAGCTCGTCGACGACATCAATGATTGGGTGACGGCGGAGGTGCCGCAGCATCGCAACGGCGCCTCACTGCATACCGAAAGCCTCGGTGCGGTGGTCGATCGCATGGCGCGCAGCTGGGTCGATGCCAACCAAGCCATTGATGCCGACGGCCCGCGCAGCGACAATACCCATAAACATTGGTATCACCTGGCGGAACTTGTGGACGGCTACACTGATTTGGTAACCGACGTGGCCGGAGGCCGACGTCGATTGCCGGAACAGTGACTCGGCACGACAGTTCTTCTTTGTCCGAACAGTGACACTGCTCCAACAGCGTCACTGCCGGAATTGGCGGCGTCCCTGACGGATTCATCCGACCAATGAGTCCGTCAGGATGCAAACGCCGCCGGCAATGACGGCGGGCGCGCAACGGGGCGCCCCGCCCGGCGTGCCGCGTGGTCGACTGGCGCGGCACGCCCGCC from Nocardia goodfellowii carries:
- a CDS encoding DUF4254 domain-containing protein, producing the protein MLRSAHALAELHARRSQVRDAFLIAEIDCRRGELVDDINDWVTAEVPQHRNGASLHTESLGAVVDRMARSWVDANQAIDADGPRSDNTHKHWYHLAELVDGYTDLVTDVAGGRRRLPEQ